In the genome of Palaemon carinicauda isolate YSFRI2023 chromosome 20, ASM3689809v2, whole genome shotgun sequence, one region contains:
- the LOC137660116 gene encoding coagulation factor V-like: protein MPNSDIKEAVPNSDINEAVPNRDIKDAIPNNDIRDAMSNSDIKDAMPNSDIKDAMSNSDIKDAMSNSDIKDTMPNSDIKDAMPNNDIKDPVPNSDIKDAMPNSDIKEAVPNRDIKEAMQNSDIKDTMLNSDIIDAMSNSGIKDAMSNSDIKEAMPNSDIKDAIPNNDIKDAIPNSDIIDAMFNSDIKDTMLNSDIKNRMPNSDVKEAMSNSDIKDAMVNSDIKDAMLNSDIKHAMPNSDIMLNSDIKDGMPNCDIKDAMQNSDIKTCNAEQ, encoded by the coding sequence ATGCCGAACAGTGATATAAAAGAGGCAGTGCCAAACAGTGATATAAATGAGGCAGTGCCAAACAGGGATATAAAAGATGCAATTCCGAACAATGATATAAGAGATGCAATGTCGAACAGTGATATAAAAGATGCAATGCCAAATAGTGATATAAAAGATGCAATGTCGAACAGTGATATAAAAGATGCAATGTCGAACAGTGATATAAAAGATACAATGCCGAACAGTGATATAAAAGATGCAATGCCAAACAATGATATAAAAGATCCAGTGCCAAACAGTGATATAAAAGATGCAATGCCGAACAGTGATATAAAAGAGGCAGTGCCGAATAGAGATATAAAAGAGGCAATGCAGAACAGTGATATAAAAGATACTATGCTGAATAGTGATATAATAGATGCAATGTCGAACAGTGGCATAAAAGATGCAATGTCAAACAGTGATATCAAAGAAGCAATGCCGAACAGCGATATAAAAGATGCAATACCAAACAATGATATAAAAGACGCAATACCGAACAGTGATATAATAGATGCAATGTTCAACAGTGATATAAAAGATACAATGCTTAACAGTGATATAAAAAATAGAATGCCGAACAGTGATGTAAAAGAAGCAATGTCGAACAGTGATATAAAAGATGCAATGGTGAACAGTGATATAAAAGATGCAATGCTGAACAGTGATATAAAACATGCAATGCCGAACAGTGATATAATGCTGAACAGTGATATAAAAGATGGAATGCCAAATTGTGATATAAAAGATGCAATGCAGAACAGTGATATAAAAACATGCAATGCCGAACAGTGA
- the LOC137660115 gene encoding dentin sialophosphoprotein-like codes for MSNSDIKGAMLNSDKKDAMPNNDIKDAMLTSDIKNEMPDSDINDAVSNGDIKDAMPYSDTKEAMPNSDIKDAVSNSDIDDEMLNSDIKDAISSSDLKDAMLYSDTKEAMLNSDIKDAMPNSDINDVMTINDIKDAIPNSDIKDAMSTSDLKDAMPNSNIRDTTPDSDIRDAMLNSDKKDAMPDSDIKDVMSNSDIKNAVPNSDIKDAMPNSDIKGAMPNSNIKEAVPNNDIKDAMVNSDIKDAMPNSNIKDATPNSIIKDAMPNSDIKEATVI; via the coding sequence ATGTCGAACAGTGATATAAAAGGTGCAATGCTGAACAGTGATAAAAAAGATGCAATGCCAAACAATGATATAAAAGATGCAATGTTAACCAgtgatataaaaaatgaaatgcCGGACAGTGATATTAATGATGCAGTGTCGAACGGTGATATAAAAGATGCAATGCCATACAGTGATACAAAAGAGGCAATGCCGAACAGTGATATAAAAGATGCAGTGTCGAACAGTGATATAGATGATGAAATGCTGAACAGTGATATAAAAGATGCAATATCAAGTAGTGATTTAAAAGATGCAATGTTGTACAGTGATACAAAAGAGGCAATGCTGAACAGTGATATAAAAGATGCAATGCCGAACAGTGATATAAATGATGTAATGACAATTAATGATATAAAAGATGCAATTCCGAACAGTGATATAAAAGATGCAATGTCGACCAGTGATCTAAAAGATGCAATGCCGAATAGTAACATAAGAGATACAACGCCAGACAGTGACATAAGAGATGCAATGCTGAACAGTGATAAGAAAGATGCAATGCCGGACAGTGATATAAAAGACGTAATGTCGAACAGTGATATAAAAAATGCAGTACCGAACAGTGATATAAAAGATGCAATGCCCAATAGTGATATAAAAGGCGCAATGCCGAACAGTAATATAAAAGAGGCAGTGCCGAACAATGATATAAAAGATGCAATGGTGAACAGTGATATAAAAGATGCAATGCCGAACAGTAATATAAAAGATGCAACGCCGAACAGTATTATAAAAGATGCAATGCCGAACAGTGATATAAAAGAAGCAACAGTGATATAA